One part of the Mya arenaria isolate MELC-2E11 chromosome 3, ASM2691426v1 genome encodes these proteins:
- the LOC128227290 gene encoding protein flp-like, with translation MIKSILIVVVSYEIFGRSLTENSDFIFDQDKRNKLELFINSTIECSGIIGLSLSLVHNRTVLYSEGFGFTDIKQGRKATGSSKFAIGSLTKAFTSALFADLIEENETITWDTKVKDILGGSFKLIDGREREITIRDLLAHKTGLLDYSHMLISDVISAEELLRRIRYMPASDALRTRFHYNNYMYTVAGMVVERLGKDEWGNLVANRFLRPLHMNDTGFLNESSSPDDLSDQFVMKDGSPVAIDRSLVRSLHTTAPAGAIISTADDMAKWMMFHLNEGRDEDGRQIADLQPTYEGEMVLPMPSEWLPGLPYSEVSVSYNMGWMTHAYRGYRRVGHTGGVHSFQSQCYLFPDKKTGLFLVMNGPRSKSATKMSRLIALYVSDLLIEEKPWLNASTACSFPDPWYPQAAPPPPPPPQHYTWNITQNKTDYVGTYSHKGFGDIKVNIENGTHLLLEYGKYGKMHVYPINETSFLGIHVGKMWFITSADDGMGPLSLGFAIKEKVNGLLFPLNFVGQLTRFDKIDKRDERDSASVEHDSASVEHDSALNKPAAALAMNIASNQQVIGGQFVFVFVTCFCVIFCG, from the exons ATGATAAAATCAATTCTTATTGTTGTAGTGTCTTATGAAATATTTGGTCGTTCACTTACGGAAAATTCGGATTTCATTTTCGACCAAGACAAGCGAAATAAATTGGAACTTTTTATAAATTCCACAATAGAATGCAGCGGGATCATCGGCCTCTCGCTATCCCTCGTGCACAACCGCACCGTGCTGTATTCGGAAGGTTTCGGATTTACGGATATTAAGCAGGGACGCAAGGCGACTGGAAGTTCCAAGTTCGCCATCGGCTCCTTGACAAAGGCGTTCACCTCCGCTCTATTTGCGGATTTAATAGAGGAAAACGAAAC GATAACCTGGGACACTAAGGTCAAGGACATTCTCGGGGGAAGTTTCAAGCTTATTGACGGGCGGGAGAGAGAGATTACAATCCGGGACCTTTTAGCTCATAAGACGGGGTTGTTGGATTACAGCCACATGCTTATCAGTGATGTCATTTCCGCCGAAGAACTGTTACG GAGAATAAGGTACATGCCCGCCTCGGACGCGTTACGAACGCGGTTCCACTacaataactacatgtacacaGTGGCCGGCATGGTGGTTGAGCGGCTGGGCAAGGACGAATGGGGAAATCTCGTTGCTAATCGCTTTCTGCGGCCCCTGCACATGAACGACACGGGGTTTCTGAACGAGTCGTCGTCTCCCGACGATCTTTCCGACCAGTTCGTCATGAAGGACGGCTCCCCGGTCGCGATCGACAGGTCCTTGGTCCG CTCATTGCATACAACGGCTCCGGCTGGCGCAATCATTTCCACGGCAGACGACATGGCGAAGTGGATGATGTTTCACTTGAATGAGGGACGGGACGAGGATGGGCGGCAGATTGCGGACCTGCAGCCAACATACGAGGGGGAGATGGTACTCCCGATGCCTAGCGAGTGGCTCCCCGGGCTCCCCTACAGTGAGGTTAGCGTCTCGTACAATATGGGCTGGATGACGCATGCGTACAGag GCTACCGACGAGTTGGTCATACGGGCGGAGTCCACTCTTTCCAAAGTCAATGTTATCTGTTCCCGGACAAAAAGACAGGGTTGTTCCTGGTCATGAACGGACCACGAAGTAAAAGTGCTACCAAGATGTCTAGG CTGATCGCATTATACGTTTCTGATCTGCTGATTGAAGAAAAACCATGGCTGAATGCGTCCACGGCATGTTCATTTCCGGATCCATGGTACCCACAGGCTgcaccaccgccaccacctcCCCCGCAACACTACACCTGGAACATCACGCAAAACAAAACGGACTACGTCGGCACCTACAGCCACAAGGGATTTGGTGACATTAAGGTCAATATTGAGAACGGAACGCACTTGTTGCTCGAGTACGGAAAGTATGGGAAAATGCACGTGTACCCAATAAACGAGACGTCATTCTTAGGAATCCATGTCGGTAAAATGTGGTTCATTACAAGTGCGGATGACGGAATGGGGCCGCTATCGTTGGGATTTGCAATTAAAGAAAAGGTCAATGGTTTATTGTTTCCGTTGAATTTTGTTGGTCAGCTTACACGTTTTGATAAAATCGACAAACGTGACGAACGTGATTCAGCTTCCGTCGAACATGATTCAGCTTCGGTCGAGCATGATTCAGCTTTAAACAAACCTGCTGCAGCGTTAGCCATGAATATAGCAAGTAATCAACAAGTGATTGGCGGACAGttcgtgtttgtttttgtaacatGTTTCTGTGTCATATTCTGCGGATAG